In the genome of Serratia symbiotica (Periphyllus acericola), one region contains:
- a CDS encoding glutathionylspermidine synthase family protein, with protein MKRVTITERPDWREKATEFGFHFHTMYDQPYWCEDAYYQFTLAQIEEIESTTAELHQMCLKVVERVVTSDALMAKFRIPKHTWGFVRRAWHTRQPSLYSRLDLSYDGVNPPKLLENNADTPTLPYESAFFQWLWLEDQIKAGKLVPQADQFNSLQEKLIERFADLKAHHGFDLLHLACCQDSEEDRGTVQYLQDCASEAGLATEFLFMEEIGLGEKGQFTDLQDQVISNLFKLYPWEFMLREMFTTKLEDAGVRWLEPAWKSIISNKALLPLLWEMFPNHPNLLPAYFAEDAHPPLEHYVTKPLFSREGANIQIVENGQQVACVGGPYGEEGIIVQQFHPLPQFEGSYTLIGSWLVDDQPCGIGLREDRQLITQDMSRFYPHIILG; from the coding sequence ATGAAGCGCGTTACCATTACCGAACGCCCGGACTGGCGCGAAAAAGCCACTGAATTCGGCTTCCATTTCCATACAATGTACGACCAGCCGTACTGGTGTGAAGATGCCTATTATCAGTTCACACTGGCGCAGATTGAAGAGATCGAAAGCACCACTGCTGAGCTGCACCAGATGTGCTTAAAAGTGGTGGAGAGAGTAGTTACCAGCGATGCACTGATGGCTAAATTCCGCATCCCGAAACACACTTGGGGCTTTGTACGCAGAGCCTGGCACACCCGTCAGCCTTCGCTGTATTCGCGTCTCGATTTGTCCTACGATGGCGTCAACCCGCCTAAATTGTTGGAAAACAACGCTGATACGCCAACCTTGCCGTATGAGTCCGCCTTCTTCCAATGGCTGTGGCTGGAAGACCAGATCAAGGCTGGCAAGCTGGTTCCACAAGCGGATCAGTTCAACAGCCTACAGGAAAAACTGATTGAACGTTTCGCTGATCTGAAAGCGCATCATGGCTTCGACTTGTTGCACTTGGCTTGCTGCCAAGACAGTGAGGAAGATCGTGGCACCGTGCAATATCTGCAAGACTGTGCGTCAGAAGCTGGCCTAGCGACCGAGTTCCTGTTTATGGAAGAGATTGGCCTAGGCGAGAAAGGCCAGTTTACCGATCTACAGGATCAGGTGATCAGCAACCTGTTCAAGCTTTACCCGTGGGAGTTTATGCTGCGCGAGATGTTTACCACCAAGTTGGAGGACGCTGGTGTGCGCTGGTTGGAGCCTGCTTGGAAAAGCATCATCTCAAATAAGGCGCTGCTGCCACTGCTGTGGGAAATGTTCCCGAATCATCCGAACCTACTGCCAGCCTACTTTGCTGAAGATGCACATCCGCCGCTGGAGCATTATGTCACCAAACCGCTGTTCTCACGCGAGGGTGCCAATATCCAGATTGTCGAAAACGGCCAGCAAGTCGCGTGCGTTGGAGGCCCCTATGGTGAAGAAGGTATAATTGTTCAACAGTTCCATCCGCTGCCGCAGTTTGAAGGCAGCTACACACTTATCGGCAGTTGGTTGGTTGACGATCAGCCCTGTGGCATCGGCCTACGTGAAGATCGTCAACTGATCACCCAAGATATGTCGCGCTTCTATCCGCATATCATTCTTGGTTGA
- a CDS encoding DUF1190 family protein: MKRTKSINQEMFRKSWRSYPVAPLALAISAVFMLAGCEKSDETVAMYQNADDCSRSNPSMREQCTTTYHNALKEAEKTAPKYATREDCVAEFGDAQCTQAPAQAGVAAGSQSSGSVWMQLMAGYMMGRMMGGAGFAQQPLFTSQNSASPANGKFADATGKSYGTATSGGRTTTVTKTAMATKPAVTHTITRGGFGKTVAKYNSMQRRSATSGSRSMGG, translated from the coding sequence ATGAAACGGACAAAAAGCATCAACCAAGAAATGTTCCGCAAATCTTGGCGCAGCTACCCTGTGGCACCCTTGGCCCTGGCGATCAGTGCAGTCTTTATGCTGGCTGGCTGCGAGAAGAGCGACGAAACCGTCGCCATGTATCAAAATGCTGACGACTGTTCGCGCTCGAATCCTTCCATGCGCGAGCAGTGCACCACGACCTACCATAACGCGTTGAAAGAAGCCGAAAAAACCGCGCCAAAATACGCCACCCGTGAAGACTGCGTCGCCGAATTTGGTGACGCGCAGTGTACCCAGGCACCAGCGCAGGCTGGCGTGGCGGCAGGATCTCAAAGCAGCGGCAGCGTCTGGATGCAGCTGATGGCCGGTTACATGATGGGCCGCATGATGGGGGGGGCTGGCTTTGCTCAGCAGCCGCTGTTCACCTCCCAAAACTCTGCCAGCCCGGCCAATGGCAAGTTCGCTGACGCTACCGGCAAAAGTTATGGCACGGCGACATCCGGTGGGCGCACTACGACTGTGACGAAAACCGCCATGGCCACGAAGCCTGCGGTCACCCATACCATCACCCGTGGCGGCTTCGGCAAAACCGTCGCCAAATATAACAGTATGCAACGCCGCAGCGCCACCTCCGGCTCTCGCAGTATGGGCGGCTAA
- the tolC gene encoding outer membrane channel protein TolC — protein sequence MKKMFPFLIGLSLGCLSAMSQAVNLLQVYKQARESNPELRKTAADRDAAFEKINEARSPLLPQLSLTAGYAYDRGYRDANNINSTMTNGSLALTQTIFDMSKWRVLMFQEKTAGISDVTFQTSSQRLIIDTATAYFSVLSAIDALSYTQAKKQAVYRTLDQTTQRFNVGLVAITDVQNARSNYDTVLASEVTARNTLDNALEKLRQMTGTFYPELASLDTDRFSTQRPEAVNNLLKEAEARNLSLLSARLSQDLAREQIRLAQTCYMPTINMSASTGIANTKYSGSSSSGDSDSNAGQNKIGLIINLPLYSGGATNSQVQQAQYNFVGASESLESAHRSLVQTVRSSFNNVNASISSINAYKQAVVSAQSSMDAMEASYQVGTGTIVDVLNATTTLYNAKQQLASARYTYLINQLNIKSSLGTLNENDLLVLNGALGKPVSTSPEVLALPTTE from the coding sequence ATGAAGAAAATGTTCCCCTTTCTTATCGGTCTAAGCCTGGGCTGCTTAAGTGCAATGAGCCAGGCAGTGAACCTGTTACAGGTCTACAAACAGGCCAGGGAAAGCAACCCAGAACTGCGCAAAACTGCTGCTGACCGTGACGCTGCATTCGAAAAAATCAACGAAGCTCGCAGCCCGCTCTTACCACAGCTCAGTCTGACCGCGGGTTATGCTTATGATCGTGGCTACCGCGATGCCAATAATATCAACTCTACTATGACTAACGGTTCTCTCGCATTGACACAGACCATTTTTGATATGTCGAAATGGCGCGTGTTGATGTTCCAGGAAAAAACCGCGGGTATCTCTGACGTCACCTTTCAGACCTCTTCGCAGCGTTTGATTATTGATACTGCCACCGCTTACTTCAGTGTGCTGAGTGCTATCGATGCGCTGTCCTATACACAGGCGAAAAAACAAGCGGTGTACCGCACGCTGGATCAAACTACTCAACGCTTCAACGTAGGCTTAGTGGCGATCACTGACGTACAGAACGCCCGCTCTAACTACGACACTGTGCTGGCGTCTGAAGTCACCGCGCGCAATACGTTAGATAATGCGTTGGAAAAATTGCGCCAGATGACCGGCACCTTCTACCCGGAGCTGGCCTCGTTGGATACTGACCGATTCAGCACCCAGCGCCCGGAAGCGGTGAATAACCTGCTGAAAGAGGCGGAAGCGCGTAATCTGAGCCTGCTTTCCGCGCGTTTAAGCCAGGATTTGGCCCGTGAGCAGATCCGTTTAGCGCAGACCTGCTACATGCCGACCATTAATATGAGTGCATCCACCGGTATTGCCAATACCAAATATAGCGGTTCTAGTAGCAGCGGCGACTCTGACAGCAACGCTGGTCAGAATAAAATTGGCCTGATCATCAATCTGCCGCTTTACAGTGGCGGTGCGACTAACTCTCAGGTACAGCAGGCACAGTATAATTTTGTCGGTGCCAGTGAATCGCTGGAAAGCGCACACCGCAGCCTGGTGCAAACTGTGCGTTCATCATTTAATAACGTGAACGCGTCGATCAGCAGCATCAACGCCTACAAACAGGCAGTAGTTTCCGCTCAAAGTTCCATGGACGCCATGGAAGCCAGTTATCAGGTGGGAACTGGCACCATCGTTGACGTGTTGAATGCCACTACCACGCTGTATAACGCTAAGCAGCAACTCGCAAGCGCACGTTATACTTATCTGATCAACCAGCTAAACATCAAATCTTCACTCGGGACGCTGAATGAAAATGATTTGCTGGTGCTCAATGGTGCGCTGGGCAAACCTGTTTCCACTTCTCCAGAGGTACTGGCTCTCCCCACCACCGAGTAA
- the nudF gene encoding ADP-ribose diphosphatase, which translates to MNRSQPSPVTFDKKDVDIIACETLYRGFFSLNLYRFRHRLFNGEISAEIQREIFERGHAAVLLPYDPVRDEVVLIEQLRIAAVDTSHSPWLLEIVAGMIETGESIEDVCRREALEEAGVDVGRCKPVLSYLASPGGTSERLSIMVGEVDAATAKGIHGLEEENEDIRVHVVSREQAYCWVEEGMIYNAASVIALQWLALHHKSLRKEWVN; encoded by the coding sequence ATGAACCGTTCGCAGCCGTCGCCCGTTACTTTCGACAAAAAAGATGTAGACATTATTGCCTGTGAAACGCTGTACCGTGGTTTTTTTTCACTCAATTTATACCGGTTTCGCCACCGCTTATTCAACGGCGAAATCAGCGCGGAGATTCAACGGGAGATTTTCGAGCGTGGGCACGCGGCGGTGTTGCTACCCTATGACCCAGTGCGCGACGAAGTAGTGCTGATTGAACAATTGCGCATCGCCGCTGTCGATACCAGCCATTCACCTTGGCTGCTGGAAATAGTAGCAGGAATGATCGAGACCGGCGAGAGCATCGAGGATGTATGCCGCCGCGAGGCGCTAGAAGAGGCTGGCGTGGATGTTGGGCGTTGCAAGCCGGTGCTGAGCTATCTGGCCAGCCCAGGGGGGACCAGCGAACGCTTGTCGATCATGGTCGGCGAGGTGGATGCCGCTACCGCCAAGGGTATCCATGGGTTGGAAGAAGAAAATGAAGACATCCGCGTCCATGTGGTCAGCCGTGAGCAGGCTTATTGCTGGGTTGAAGAAGGCATGATCTATAACGCCGCATCGGTGATTGCACTACAATGGCTGGCGTTGCACCATAAA